The Leucobacter sp. UCMA 4100 genome window below encodes:
- a CDS encoding UrvD/REP family ATP-dependent DNA helicase — protein sequence MSATDHTILQVQHLSPKRHARVVGAPGSGKTTALVERVVSWLHEAAFTPEELLVLSHQRADAASLRDRIEAKLDIASVGTLVRTPASLAFQLCNEHQQRLALPAFQLMMGSRQDEILREAVDSVTEAAAMNDAGTEALAAESSGISFDMVQSTAMRTELRDLWRVLDDFSMSAAELETFALGVLAEPGHGEFVHELARRWRFLALLLARAERIAVSEYPEERSASAMMRDAVALLGEQTLSNNLLSVPKLVLVDDAADLSEGALALLAALANCGTRIWVFGDPDTATAAFAGEPTRVLAHLHRELERRGAHESAVRGEEQVLILGEVFRHDERLRGFVRGITERIGAAGGWQQRAAVSEAAHESSVECATASTFSEQAGVIAYRLRHRHLGLDPAQPPIAWHDMAVICRSSEQAKQLASTLESLQVPTSLASGGMVIGHVLLVRHTLRVLQDALGFVPLGGGELQGLLLGPIGGLDPLAIRRLDHAVLLADRRDAFVHEREPRTLAEAYSTLIESPDDIPDLAEGRALRRLSKVIHSARTVRAAGGTPREALWALWESTGLQASLSARALDGSGMASAQAHHQLDAMMELFFAFERHEELASDVPMNEVIDELLLSDVPQDSLARRSVRSAVTVTTPQGASSQEFEIVCIAGPQEGIWPNMRSRDSLVGAQALQTLLRGEAPQPFNRSHMLHEELRLFASACSRPRRELLIIAREDDDEFPSQFFHLGRPHLTSGLPAVTLTLRGYTAHLRRSLTGALARAEHAVADASNGDVFQEPNGGEEQHRIAPESAATVLAYLAREGVPGASPDEWYGVATPSTERPLVDLTDPEAHVSVSPSRIEMAETCPLNWFISVFAPGPGNTSAELGTLVHHAFETMSEPSELELRRIIDAEWNHLTFDAPWQETLFRENAYRMVTGLVDYLSDASAKGMDLVASEAGFSLMIGQAKLGGLADRIEHVPGADGHSLPRIVDLKTGASFPSQAEAENNAQLLSYQMGLVEAEFRLPDAAADAEGEPTTVSFGSSGGAALLFVHPKATTQKQAYRLVDQPALTPEKRAVFEERVQQVADIMAAGRFEAKVEHHCTDPHQFGACGLHIIPAVSYE from the coding sequence ATGAGCGCAACCGATCACACCATCTTGCAGGTGCAGCACCTCTCACCGAAGCGGCACGCACGCGTTGTCGGTGCGCCTGGCAGCGGTAAAACGACTGCTCTCGTCGAGCGCGTGGTGTCATGGTTGCACGAAGCGGCCTTCACCCCCGAAGAGCTTCTCGTGCTCTCACACCAGCGAGCCGACGCAGCCTCCCTGCGAGACCGTATTGAGGCGAAGCTCGATATCGCGAGCGTTGGGACGCTCGTGCGCACGCCCGCATCGTTAGCGTTTCAGCTCTGCAACGAGCACCAACAGCGCTTAGCGCTGCCTGCGTTTCAGCTCATGATGGGCTCGCGACAAGACGAGATCTTGCGCGAGGCGGTTGACTCGGTGACTGAGGCTGCGGCAATGAACGATGCGGGCACCGAAGCGCTTGCTGCTGAGTCGAGCGGTATTTCGTTCGACATGGTGCAGAGCACCGCGATGCGAACCGAGCTTCGCGACCTGTGGCGAGTGCTTGACGACTTCTCAATGAGCGCTGCTGAGCTCGAAACCTTTGCGCTTGGCGTGCTCGCTGAACCAGGGCACGGTGAGTTCGTGCACGAGCTTGCGAGACGGTGGCGCTTTCTCGCTCTCTTACTTGCCCGAGCCGAACGCATCGCCGTGAGCGAGTACCCAGAAGAGCGCTCTGCGAGTGCGATGATGCGAGACGCCGTTGCGTTGCTCGGCGAGCAAACGCTGAGCAACAACTTACTCTCGGTACCAAAACTGGTGCTCGTTGACGACGCGGCCGACCTCAGCGAGGGTGCCCTCGCGTTGCTCGCGGCCCTCGCGAACTGCGGCACCAGAATCTGGGTATTTGGCGACCCCGATACCGCCACGGCGGCGTTTGCGGGTGAGCCGACCAGAGTGCTCGCGCACCTGCACCGTGAGCTTGAGCGCCGTGGTGCGCATGAGAGTGCGGTTCGTGGCGAAGAACAGGTACTCATCCTCGGCGAGGTCTTTCGGCACGATGAGCGGCTGCGGGGGTTTGTGCGCGGCATCACCGAGCGCATCGGCGCAGCGGGCGGTTGGCAACAGCGTGCTGCGGTGAGCGAGGCTGCTCACGAAAGTAGCGTCGAATGCGCAACCGCGAGTACATTCTCTGAGCAGGCCGGGGTTATCGCATACCGTCTCAGGCATCGGCATCTCGGGCTTGACCCAGCACAGCCCCCGATCGCCTGGCATGACATGGCCGTGATTTGTCGCTCCAGCGAGCAGGCGAAACAGCTCGCGAGCACCCTTGAATCGCTGCAAGTTCCCACCTCGCTCGCTTCCGGCGGCATGGTCATCGGTCACGTGTTGCTCGTGCGTCATACGCTTCGGGTGCTGCAAGACGCGCTCGGCTTCGTGCCGTTGGGCGGGGGCGAACTGCAGGGGCTCTTGCTCGGCCCGATCGGAGGCCTCGATCCGCTCGCGATACGACGACTCGATCACGCTGTTCTGCTGGCTGATCGGCGAGACGCCTTCGTACACGAACGGGAGCCTCGAACGCTCGCCGAGGCTTACTCGACACTCATCGAATCGCCTGACGATATTCCCGACCTCGCAGAGGGCCGAGCGTTGCGGAGGCTCTCGAAAGTGATTCACTCGGCGCGTACGGTTCGTGCGGCGGGTGGAACGCCTCGTGAGGCACTCTGGGCGCTGTGGGAATCGACGGGGCTACAAGCTTCGCTCTCGGCACGGGCGCTCGATGGCAGCGGCATGGCCTCAGCGCAGGCACACCACCAGCTCGATGCGATGATGGAGCTCTTTTTTGCTTTTGAACGCCACGAAGAGCTTGCGAGCGACGTGCCGATGAACGAGGTTATTGACGAGCTGTTGTTGAGCGATGTGCCGCAAGACAGCTTGGCGCGGCGCAGTGTTCGCTCGGCGGTGACGGTGACAACGCCGCAGGGTGCCTCGAGCCAGGAGTTCGAAATTGTCTGTATCGCAGGCCCGCAAGAAGGCATCTGGCCGAATATGCGTTCACGTGACTCGCTCGTTGGTGCGCAGGCGCTACAGACCCTTCTTCGCGGCGAGGCGCCGCAACCGTTTAACCGCAGTCACATGCTGCACGAAGAACTGAGGCTCTTTGCAAGCGCCTGCTCGCGGCCGAGGCGCGAGCTTCTTATTATCGCTCGTGAAGACGACGACGAGTTTCCGAGCCAGTTCTTTCACCTTGGAAGGCCGCACCTGACGAGTGGCTTGCCAGCGGTCACGCTCACCCTCAGGGGGTACACCGCACACCTGCGGCGCAGTCTCACGGGCGCCCTCGCGCGGGCCGAACACGCGGTAGCCGATGCGTCAAATGGTGACGTCTTTCAGGAGCCGAATGGTGGCGAAGAGCAACACCGTATTGCCCCTGAATCAGCAGCTACCGTGCTCGCGTACCTCGCTCGCGAGGGTGTTCCCGGAGCATCACCTGATGAATGGTACGGCGTTGCCACACCTTCGACAGAGCGGCCACTCGTTGATCTGACCGACCCCGAGGCGCATGTATCGGTGAGCCCGTCACGTATCGAGATGGCAGAGACATGCCCCCTGAACTGGTTCATTTCGGTGTTTGCGCCAGGCCCGGGCAATACGAGTGCCGAACTCGGTACGCTTGTGCACCACGCCTTTGAAACGATGAGTGAACCGAGCGAACTTGAGCTACGTCGCATCATCGATGCTGAGTGGAACCACCTGACGTTTGACGCTCCGTGGCAAGAAACGCTGTTTCGTGAGAACGCCTACCGAATGGTGACGGGCCTCGTTGACTATCTCAGCGATGCCTCTGCAAAGGGCATGGATCTCGTCGCGAGTGAGGCTGGTTTCTCGCTCATGATTGGGCAAGCGAAGCTTGGCGGTCTCGCTGACCGTATTGAACATGTTCCCGGAGCCGACGGGCATAGCCTGCCGAGAATCGTTGACCTCAAAACCGGTGCTTCATTTCCGTCGCAAGCCGAGGCCGAGAACAATGCGCAGCTGCTCTCGTACCAGATGGGTCTGGTCGAAGCCGAGTTTCGCCTGCCCGACGCAGCGGCCGATGCCGAGGGCGAACCAACGACCGTGAGCTTTGGAAGCAGCGGTGGGGCCGCGTTGCTCTTCGTGCATCCCAAAGCGACAACGCAGAAACAGGCCTACCGTCTTGTCGATCAGCCGGCGCTCACCCCAGAGAAACGGGCAGTTTTCGAAGAGCGTGTACAACAGGTCGCCGATATTATGGCCGCCGGCCGTTTCGAAGCGAAGGTCGAGCATCACTGCACCGACCCCCATCAGTTCGGGGCCTGTGGCCTCCACATTATTCCGGCGGTGAGTTACGAATGA
- a CDS encoding VanZ family protein translates to MSVWAWSAEMGVAIGVTVFFLALLPLLVWHYRSYGRLSVGRMLGAAAISVYAAALFAYTQLPLPPVRSLDWCAAHGVHELQLRPFASLETMAMRASEIGWGPMFASTLGLQVIFNVVLFIPFGVIVRGYFKRGFFATVALGALLSLAIEVTQATGMWGMYPCAYRLGDVDDLMTNTFGALLGALIAPLVLFWMPSKEQLVATRNEPRPVTGSRRVLALFLNYTLVWTLSGVLSWIIGTTWRLIDGKIDLAAFAWVQFWLHAVVVGVVLLIPAMRGLGSLGMSIVWIAPRWSGQGKKRHPGTWWQRLARSAVLAVPFIASELPNWQFGDAAFTLIAIATLVMVPFTKTHRSLSGVMTGAELVDTRVGGAS, encoded by the coding sequence ATGAGTGTTTGGGCATGGTCTGCAGAAATGGGCGTGGCGATTGGCGTCACCGTGTTTTTTCTTGCCCTCCTGCCGCTGCTCGTCTGGCATTACCGAAGCTACGGCAGGCTGAGCGTCGGGCGAATGCTCGGTGCGGCCGCCATTAGCGTGTACGCGGCGGCGCTCTTCGCCTATACCCAGTTGCCGTTGCCTCCCGTGCGTTCACTCGACTGGTGCGCCGCTCACGGTGTGCACGAACTGCAGTTGAGGCCGTTCGCCTCGCTCGAAACAATGGCCATGCGCGCCTCTGAGATCGGCTGGGGCCCGATGTTCGCCTCGACGCTTGGCCTCCAGGTCATCTTTAACGTGGTGCTGTTTATTCCGTTCGGGGTCATTGTGCGCGGTTACTTCAAACGGGGCTTCTTCGCGACCGTCGCCCTTGGCGCGCTACTCTCGCTCGCGATCGAAGTTACTCAGGCCACCGGGATGTGGGGCATGTACCCGTGTGCGTACCGACTTGGCGATGTCGACGATCTGATGACGAACACCTTCGGTGCGCTCCTGGGTGCGCTCATCGCTCCGCTCGTGCTCTTCTGGATGCCCTCTAAAGAGCAGCTGGTCGCAACGAGGAACGAGCCGCGGCCCGTCACCGGCTCACGCAGGGTGCTCGCTCTGTTTCTCAACTACACCCTCGTTTGGACCCTGAGCGGCGTATTGTCGTGGATCATCGGCACCACCTGGCGCCTGATCGACGGCAAGATTGACCTCGCAGCTTTTGCATGGGTGCAGTTCTGGCTGCACGCGGTGGTTGTCGGGGTGGTGCTGCTGATTCCTGCGATGCGTGGGCTGGGTTCGCTGGGTATGTCCATTGTGTGGATCGCTCCGCGCTGGTCTGGCCAGGGTAAGAAGCGTCACCCCGGCACCTGGTGGCAACGGCTCGCCCGCAGCGCGGTGCTCGCCGTGCCGTTCATCGCGTCTGAGCTGCCGAACTGGCAGTTTGGCGACGCGGCGTTCACGCTCATTGCAATCGCGACGCTCGTCATGGTGCCATTCACGAAGACCCACCGTTCGCTCTCTGGCGTAATGACCGGAGCCGAACTTGTTGACACGCGTGTCGGTGGTGCAAGCTAA
- a CDS encoding DUF3107 domain-containing protein, translating to MDVRIGIIQSPRELTFETDSSAEEILSALEKARAGEGALAAFTDTKGSQILVNPDSIAYLEMGAKASGRVGFVN from the coding sequence TTGGACGTTCGCATCGGCATTATCCAGTCGCCACGTGAGCTCACGTTTGAAACGGATTCGAGCGCAGAAGAAATTCTCTCAGCCCTCGAAAAGGCTCGTGCTGGTGAGGGTGCTCTCGCAGCTTTCACCGACACCAAAGGCTCACAGATTCTCGTGAACCCCGACTCGATTGCTTACCTCGAGATGGGCGCGAAGGCTAGCGGGCGCGTAGGGTTCGTCAACTAG
- a CDS encoding ferritin-like fold-containing protein: MDWFKRFRKQAGPARKLKTRSAAVGTLHVELAEFAPAVVPFLGLVSYLKLELYTQSSRAVVAAPSLEAKSVLAEVAAEALSKQQRFTEQLRKRGEDPHEAMEPFAGLIDRYLERIAADDWHEHVLSVYLVSGLFDGFFASLAGGIKDGFTAEAIEILADNTGRDRLRELLAEQIEEIPGLSDRLALWGRRLVGDTLLVARGVLALSEHRTFNANEMEPVFTELIADHIRRMDGLGLTA; the protein is encoded by the coding sequence ATGGATTGGTTCAAGCGATTTCGCAAGCAAGCCGGGCCCGCGAGAAAACTCAAAACTCGCAGCGCTGCCGTGGGAACACTGCACGTCGAACTCGCCGAGTTCGCGCCCGCTGTCGTCCCGTTTCTCGGCCTTGTGTCGTACCTCAAGCTTGAGCTGTACACGCAATCTTCACGTGCGGTCGTTGCGGCACCGTCGCTCGAAGCGAAGTCGGTTCTCGCCGAGGTAGCCGCCGAGGCACTCTCGAAACAGCAGCGCTTCACCGAACAACTGCGCAAGCGCGGCGAAGATCCGCACGAAGCAATGGAGCCTTTCGCTGGGCTCATCGACCGCTACCTCGAGCGCATTGCCGCTGACGATTGGCATGAACACGTGCTCTCGGTGTATCTCGTCTCTGGCCTCTTCGACGGCTTCTTTGCAAGCCTCGCCGGCGGCATCAAAGACGGCTTCACCGCAGAGGCCATCGAGATTCTTGCCGACAACACGGGCCGCGACCGGCTACGCGAGCTACTCGCCGAGCAGATCGAAGAAATTCCGGGGCTCTCTGACCGCCTCGCGCTCTGGGGCAGGCGGCTCGTGGGCGACACGCTGCTCGTCGCACGCGGGGTGCTGGCGCTCAGCGAGCACCGCACGTTTAACGCGAACGAGATGGAGCCCGTATTCACCGAGCTCATCGCCGACCACATCAGGCGAATGGACGGGCTGGGGCTCACCGCCTAG
- a CDS encoding DEAD/DEAH box helicase, with product MTTFVELGIDGDIANALANRGIIDAFPIQEQTIPLALQGQDIIGQAKTGTGKTFGFGLPLVQRLGLDPEPGVKALIVVPTRELAVQVFEDLVIATENRATNVVPIYGGKAYEGQIEQLKAGAQIVVGTPGRLLDLSQQRLLDLSNVTEMVLDEADKMLDLGFLADIEKLFSKVPAIRHTMLFSATMPDTIVTLARRFMSKPIHIRAQDPDEGAVQANIEHIIYRAHSLDKDEVIGRILQAEGREKVVIFTRTKRAASKLLEELTDRGFSAAAVHGDMNQDQRERSMAQFKAGKKDVLIATDVAARGIDVDDVSHVINHTVPDDEKTYLHRVGRTGRAGRSGIAVTFVDWEDLHKWALIDKALSFNKPEPVETYSSSPHLFAELNIPEGSRGRLKQTPAAPRPKRDGGREGGRDGGSQRRRNRSGGSAQGSSAAAAGSASPEAAKAGSGETVTNADGTDEPRAPRKRNRRRRRKPTEGEAASGEASVTAAQPAAAPAVGE from the coding sequence GTGACCACTTTCGTAGAACTCGGTATTGACGGCGATATCGCGAACGCCCTTGCAAACCGAGGCATTATCGACGCGTTCCCGATTCAGGAACAGACCATTCCCCTGGCGCTCCAGGGCCAAGACATCATCGGCCAGGCCAAGACCGGTACCGGCAAGACCTTCGGGTTCGGCCTTCCGCTCGTGCAGCGCCTCGGCCTCGACCCCGAGCCAGGCGTCAAAGCACTCATCGTGGTACCCACGCGTGAGCTCGCGGTGCAGGTATTCGAAGACCTCGTAATCGCAACCGAAAACCGTGCGACCAACGTCGTGCCCATTTACGGCGGTAAGGCATACGAGGGCCAGATCGAGCAGTTGAAGGCCGGCGCCCAGATCGTTGTCGGCACGCCCGGCCGTCTGCTCGACCTCAGCCAGCAGCGTCTGCTCGACCTCTCTAACGTCACCGAGATGGTGCTCGACGAGGCAGACAAGATGCTCGACCTCGGCTTCCTCGCCGACATCGAGAAGCTTTTCTCGAAGGTCCCGGCGATTCGCCACACGATGCTCTTCTCGGCGACGATGCCCGATACCATCGTGACCCTTGCCCGCCGCTTCATGTCGAAGCCCATTCATATTCGGGCACAGGACCCCGACGAGGGCGCAGTGCAGGCGAACATTGAGCACATCATCTACCGCGCTCACTCGCTCGACAAAGACGAGGTCATTGGCCGCATTCTGCAGGCAGAGGGCCGCGAAAAGGTCGTCATCTTTACGCGTACCAAGCGCGCAGCCTCAAAACTCCTCGAAGAGCTCACCGATCGCGGCTTCTCGGCCGCGGCCGTGCACGGTGACATGAACCAGGACCAGCGAGAGCGTTCGATGGCCCAGTTCAAGGCCGGCAAGAAAGACGTTCTCATCGCGACCGATGTTGCCGCCCGTGGCATCGACGTCGATGATGTGTCGCACGTGATCAACCACACCGTTCCCGACGACGAGAAGACGTACCTGCACCGCGTCGGCCGCACCGGTCGTGCCGGCCGTTCGGGTATCGCCGTCACGTTCGTCGACTGGGAAGACCTGCACAAGTGGGCGCTCATCGACAAGGCCCTCAGCTTCAACAAGCCCGAGCCGGTCGAGACCTATTCGTCGTCTCCGCACCTCTTTGCCGAGCTCAATATCCCCGAGGGATCGCGCGGCCGTCTCAAGCAGACCCCGGCAGCCCCACGCCCCAAGCGCGACGGTGGTCGCGAGGGCGGCCGTGACGGCGGATCGCAGCGTCGCCGCAATCGCTCAGGCGGATCGGCCCAGGGTTCATCCGCTGCCGCAGCAGGCTCAGCCTCACCCGAGGCTGCCAAGGCCGGCTCGGGCGAGACCGTAACAAACGCAGATGGCACCGATGAGCCCCGCGCACCACGCAAGCGCAATCGGCGCCGTCGCCGCAAGCCAACCGAAGGCGAAGCCGCTAGCGGTGAGGCTTCGGTAACCGCCGCTCAGCCAGCAGCGGCTCCCGCTGTAGGCGAGTAA
- a CDS encoding PHP domain-containing protein: MRYDLHTHSTCSDGTTTPTELAEEAHAIGLAGFSLTDHDTTEGWDEAREAARARGLDFLPGMELTTTHGWRSAHLLAYGFDVANVELQGRLEMLREARRERAHEMVRRLRADFDADWDALLDGDSAAGAAAATASLGRPHLADLLVAGGYFRDRSHAFETALSPGGPYYVPTETLSTSEAIELVIAAGGVPVLAHPAAQRMRSPFAVEELAPLANLGLAGVETEHPENRPEWIAPLRDEAVRLGLLTTGASDYHGAGKPNRLGQCTSPIETVERIRAAAHTKA; encoded by the coding sequence ATGCGTTACGATCTGCACACACATTCAACCTGTTCAGACGGAACGACAACGCCCACCGAACTCGCCGAAGAGGCGCACGCGATTGGGCTCGCAGGGTTCTCGCTCACCGACCACGACACGACCGAGGGGTGGGACGAAGCGCGCGAGGCAGCCCGAGCGCGAGGGCTTGATTTCTTGCCGGGCATGGAGCTCACGACGACTCACGGTTGGCGTTCGGCTCACCTGCTCGCGTACGGTTTTGACGTCGCCAATGTCGAGCTGCAGGGCAGGCTTGAGATGCTGCGTGAAGCTCGTAGAGAGCGAGCCCACGAGATGGTGCGCCGGCTGCGAGCCGACTTTGATGCCGACTGGGACGCACTACTCGACGGCGACTCGGCCGCTGGAGCTGCCGCCGCGACCGCGAGCCTCGGCCGCCCACACCTCGCCGACCTGCTGGTTGCTGGTGGGTACTTTCGCGACCGCTCACATGCTTTCGAGACGGCGCTTTCGCCCGGCGGCCCATACTACGTTCCGACCGAGACGCTCTCGACCTCAGAGGCGATCGAACTGGTGATTGCCGCCGGGGGAGTCCCGGTGCTCGCGCACCCGGCTGCCCAGCGTATGCGCAGCCCGTTCGCGGTCGAAGAGCTGGCCCCACTCGCGAACCTGGGGCTCGCGGGGGTCGAAACGGAGCATCCTGAGAACCGGCCCGAGTGGATCGCCCCGCTTCGCGACGAGGCAGTTCGCCTCGGGCTCCTGACCACCGGCGCAAGCGACTACCACGGTGCGGGTAAGCCGAACCGGTTGGGGCAGTGCACCTCGCCCATAGAGACCGTCGAGCGCATTCGCGCCGCGGCGCACACGAAAGCGTAG
- a CDS encoding aminopeptidase P family protein: MSKTTTHSAEISNENRSTTPTTERFTTYIRSQWADDAREIPAARPAAPYAAQRRSTLSEQFTGKRLVIEAGLAKQRSNDTFYIFRAHSAFSHLTGWGADALPGSILVLEPNASGHDATLFFPESAGKDTDEFFANPTVGEFWTGKRPSLAQVAGNLGLNTRSLAEFASEPGDVTLANADLARAVSELRLVKDEYEIEQMREAVMATEQGFNAVIEAFPRATQHPRGERVVEGAFGMQARLDGNGVGYETIAASGPHACTLHWEKNNGAVLEGDLLLLDAGIELDSLYTADITRTLPISGTFSPVQRKVYEAVLEAADAAHAIVRPGITFHEVHDTAMAVIERKTREWGFLPEKEEGDETPYHRRYMVHGTSHHLGLDVHDCAQAKRELYMDGVLEPGMVFTIEPGLYFQPEDLTVPEEFRGIGVRIEDDIVVTETGHESLSAHIPRTADDVEAWVQRLNR, translated from the coding sequence ATGTCGAAAACCACCACGCACTCAGCAGAGATCAGTAACGAAAACCGTTCAACAACCCCGACGACCGAGCGTTTCACCACGTACATTCGCTCGCAGTGGGCCGACGATGCGCGTGAGATTCCAGCGGCAAGGCCAGCGGCACCCTACGCAGCGCAGCGCCGCAGCACCCTCAGCGAGCAGTTCACGGGCAAACGCCTCGTCATCGAGGCGGGCCTCGCGAAGCAGCGGTCGAACGATACCTTCTACATCTTTCGCGCGCACTCGGCGTTCAGCCACCTCACCGGTTGGGGCGCAGACGCCCTCCCCGGTTCGATTCTCGTGCTCGAACCGAACGCATCGGGCCACGACGCAACCCTCTTCTTTCCAGAGAGCGCCGGCAAAGACACCGACGAGTTCTTCGCGAACCCCACCGTCGGCGAGTTCTGGACCGGAAAGCGCCCGAGCCTCGCGCAGGTTGCTGGCAACCTTGGCCTGAACACCCGCTCGCTCGCAGAGTTCGCCTCAGAACCGGGTGACGTCACGCTCGCAAACGCCGACCTTGCCCGCGCCGTTTCTGAACTGCGACTCGTGAAAGACGAGTACGAGATTGAGCAGATGCGCGAGGCGGTCATGGCGACCGAGCAGGGCTTCAACGCCGTCATCGAGGCATTCCCCCGCGCCACCCAGCACCCGCGCGGCGAACGCGTCGTCGAGGGCGCCTTCGGCATGCAGGCTCGCCTCGACGGCAACGGTGTCGGGTATGAGACCATCGCCGCCTCGGGTCCTCACGCCTGCACACTGCACTGGGAGAAGAACAACGGCGCGGTACTCGAGGGCGACCTGTTGCTGCTCGACGCCGGCATCGAGCTCGACAGCCTGTACACCGCCGACATCACTCGTACGCTGCCGATCTCGGGTACCTTCAGCCCGGTCCAGCGCAAGGTCTACGAGGCCGTGCTCGAGGCGGCAGACGCGGCCCACGCGATTGTGCGCCCTGGCATCACCTTCCACGAGGTACACGACACCGCAATGGCGGTCATCGAGCGTAAGACGCGCGAGTGGGGTTTCCTGCCCGAGAAGGAAGAGGGCGACGAGACCCCGTACCACCGCCGCTACATGGTGCACGGCACGAGCCACCACCTGGGCCTTGATGTTCACGACTGCGCGCAGGCGAAGCGCGAGCTGTACATGGATGGTGTGCTCGAGCCAGGCATGGTCTTCACGATCGAGCCCGGCCTGTACTTCCAGCCAGAAGACCTCACGGTTCCCGAGGAGTTTCGCGGCATCGGCGTGCGCATCGAAGATGACATCGTCGTGACCGAGACGGGCCACGAGAGCCTCTCGGCGCACATTCCCCGCACCGCTGACGACGTCGAGGCATGGGTGCAGCGACTCAACCGCTAA
- a CDS encoding general stress protein encodes MTNLSPMSRRQAMMTPVIPMGEIISTYDTYQNAQHAVDTLARADFPVNQVAIVGDDIRSVERVTGKVTWGRVALMGALSGMYLGLFLSLILLIVQPGAQFAGIFVSAIAIGAGFGMLFGLFTHGINRNRRDFASVMQLVAGRYDLVTEPELVHQARQTLISAASGK; translated from the coding sequence ATGACGAACCTTTCGCCTATGTCGCGACGCCAAGCCATGATGACCCCGGTCATTCCGATGGGCGAGATTATCTCGACCTACGATACGTACCAGAATGCCCAGCACGCGGTCGATACGCTCGCGCGCGCTGATTTTCCGGTCAACCAGGTGGCCATTGTCGGCGACGACATTCGCAGTGTCGAGCGGGTGACCGGCAAGGTGACCTGGGGCAGGGTCGCACTCATGGGCGCCCTCTCGGGCATGTATCTCGGTCTTTTTCTCTCGCTCATTCTGCTGATTGTGCAGCCGGGAGCGCAGTTCGCCGGGATCTTCGTCTCGGCAATCGCGATCGGCGCCGGCTTCGGCATGCTGTTCGGTCTCTTTACCCACGGCATTAACCGCAACCGCCGCGACTTTGCGTCGGTCATGCAGCTCGTCGCGGGCCGCTACGACCTCGTGACCGAGCCAGAGCTCGTGCACCAGGCGAGGCAGACGCTCATCAGCGCGGCGAGCGGTAAATAG
- a CDS encoding P-loop NTPase, with amino-acid sequence MEAMDTALWKALSRVIDPEIRKPITELGMITQATVEGETAVITLLLTIVGCPAARSIERDTREAALSVEGISEVDLTVGVMTPAQRTEFIEKVRGKAAQRAPQFGPDSLTRIIAVTSGKGGVGKSSVTANLAFALERRGYSVGIIDADIFGFSIPALLGLSRDGVTQLPTRIDDLMVPPVGHGVKAISIGMFLGDADPRETAVSWRGPMLHRTLEQFLRDVWFGDLDFLLLDLPPGTGDVALSVGQLLPQSEVLVVTTPQVAAADVAVRSGILAMQSGQRLLGVVETMSGLAQPDGQVLEVFGSGGGSAVAERLTELASQREGSRPEVKLLAKVPLSVPFREAGDSGEPAPLDDPAVVAIAELAERIAPRPGGLAGRSLPLSV; translated from the coding sequence ATGGAGGCAATGGATACTGCACTGTGGAAAGCCCTCTCTCGGGTCATCGACCCAGAGATTCGCAAGCCCATCACCGAGCTGGGCATGATCACCCAGGCCACCGTCGAGGGTGAAACCGCCGTGATCACGCTGTTGCTCACGATCGTTGGCTGCCCCGCGGCCCGCTCGATCGAACGCGACACTCGCGAGGCCGCGCTCTCGGTCGAGGGCATATCAGAGGTCGACCTCACCGTCGGCGTCATGACGCCCGCGCAGCGAACCGAGTTCATTGAAAAGGTGCGCGGTAAAGCGGCACAGCGCGCCCCCCAATTCGGCCCCGACTCGCTCACACGCATCATCGCGGTCACGAGCGGTAAGGGCGGCGTGGGCAAGTCGAGCGTGACCGCCAACCTCGCGTTCGCGCTCGAACGCCGTGGTTACTCGGTCGGCATTATCGACGCTGACATTTTCGGCTTCTCCATTCCCGCGCTCCTCGGCCTCTCACGCGACGGGGTCACGCAGCTCCCAACGCGCATTGACGACCTCATGGTTCCCCCGGTCGGGCACGGGGTGAAGGCGATCTCGATCGGCATGTTTCTGGGCGACGCTGATCCGCGCGAAACCGCGGTGTCGTGGCGAGGCCCCATGCTGCACCGCACGCTCGAGCAGTTCTTGCGCGACGTCTGGTTCGGCGACCTCGACTTCCTACTGCTCGATCTGCCCCCTGGCACGGGCGATGTCGCGCTGAGCGTCGGGCAACTCCTTCCCCAGTCAGAGGTGCTCGTCGTCACGACGCCTCAGGTCGCCGCGGCCGACGTCGCAGTGCGAAGCGGCATTCTCGCCATGCAGAGCGGCCAGCGCCTGCTCGGTGTCGTCGAGACGATGTCTGGCCTCGCGCAGCCCGACGGCCAAGTACTCGAGGTGTTCGGTTCGGGCGGCGGATCAGCCGTGGCCGAGCGACTCACCGAACTCGCCTCGCAGCGCGAGGGCTCGCGGCCAGAAGTGAAGCTTCTCGCAAAGGTTCCGCTCAGCGTCCCGTTTCGTGAGGCCGGTGACTCGGGTGAGCCCGCTCCGCTCGATGACCCAGCCGTCGTCGCGATCGCTGAGCTCGCCGAACGCATTGCCCCAAGGCCGGGCGGCCTCGCGGGCCGCTCGTTACCGCTGAGTGTCTAG